From Scatophagus argus isolate fScaArg1 chromosome 10, fScaArg1.pri, whole genome shotgun sequence, a single genomic window includes:
- the pik3ap1 gene encoding phosphoinositide 3-kinase adapter protein 1 isoform X2, translating into MAVSLRCFPTESGGRVRAQSEQQCWPAAYMSEHESEAAPEAAVELHSAVASLTENPTSDEKEEEPGEQTETVLNNEEPVSTGNSTGEEMSTPTHLTCLTVQPNRVLCGKCETLFIIFTHKIDDQSVPEVEFSTENVAAKKVPGTVENEYTISVTAPDMPAGVVSLTMYTDQSCVSLRPVTYYTSMGEVSRYLEKATDPVNFICQAFNFTSNATESLDNMLSDSLKSRMPATSLQLFGIRQIEEDNMAAYQRTEELPTLLHFAAKYGLKKLTNALLQCPGALQAYSVMNKDGDYPNTLAEKNGFFDLRQFMDVFVETADIINLQNGELDTAEVYESMSTTPQDIMMKYSGCSEDIYESMLGIDPDCAEDLYEVMTGVDENPEEAMLRKFFQAKPHDGIMQDNNTELQSEEAEKEDHNDFDQNEEEEDPYNLFPEDIYDTVDVNSTYNSVVLNRPPAPIPRPESESEPEKPVILRVFSEKDTSSKSTTMEMAYPAGQPMPQASSPTYDPYAGMKTPGQRQLISLQERVKVGEITVDEAVQEFKAWQFDHERRSNSIRYQQENLKRLRDSITRRHKERKKTGKELDYEISAPLQRNSFWGASMTLECSVYEPAPRVVGPPPPPPPVVQAIQRGGWKTGSTSSTSSTESNRLSTHSTFSYSSGTEPDLEDSIENLPPPPPRPPRPSNAAAFSSPPAILPRDPRKSKMQNERYISCPTQTRPQKPSQRHTNTAPPIPRRLR; encoded by the exons GTGGACGAGTGAGGGCTCAGAGCGAACAGCAGTGCTGGCCTGCAGCATACATGAGCGAACATGAAAGCGAAGCTGCACCTGAAGCAGCCGTAGAGTTGCACAGCGCAGTAGCCTCTTTAACTGAAAATCCCACCTCTgatgaaaaagaggaagagccaggagagcaaacagaaacagtccTGAACAATGAAGAACCGGTGAGCACGGGGAATTCAACTGGCGAGGAAATGAGTACACCCACGCACCTGACCTGTCTCACTGTTCAACCAAACAGAGTTCTGTGTGGG aAATGCGAGACactttttatcattttcacGCATAAAATAGATGATCAGTCCGTACCAGAGGTGGAGTTTTCAACTGAAAATGTAGCTGCAAAAAAGGTTCCAGGCACTGTGGAGAATGAATACACTATAAGTGTGACTGCACCTG ATATGCCTGCTGGAGTGGTATCACTCACCATGTACACCGACCAATCTTGTGTCAGCTTGAGACCTGTTACTTACTATACCAGTATGGGAGAAGTCAGTCGGTATCTTGAAAAGGCCACTGATCCTGTAAACTTCATCTGCCAG gctttCAACTTTACATCCAATGCAACAGAATCACTGGACAACATGTTATCTGACTCATTAAAATCCAGGATGCCTGCAACTAGTCTTCAGCTGTTTGGAATCAGACAAATTGAAGAGGACAACATGGCAGCAT ATCAGCGTACTGAGGAGCTTCCCACCCTACTCCATTTTGCCGCAAAGTATGGTTTGAAGAAGCTGACCAACGCTCTCCTTCAGTGTCCGGGGGCTCTGCAGGCTTACAGCGTGATGAACAAGGATGGAGACTATCCAAACACGCTGGCAGAGAAAAATGGCTTCTTTGATCTCAGACAGTTTATGGATGTATTTGTT GAGACAGCAGACATTATCAACCTGCAGAATGGAGAACTGGACACGGCAGAGGTGTACGAGTCGATGTCAACTACCCCTCAAGATATCATGATGAAGTACTCTGGTTGTTCGGAGGACATATATGAGTCAATGCTGGGGATCGACCCTGACTGTGCAGAGGACCTCT ATGAGGTAATGACTGGGGTAGATGAGAACCCTGAGGAAGCTATGCTTAGGAAGTTCTTCCAAG CAAAACCACATGATGGCATAATGCAGGACAATAACACGGAACTTCAAAgtgaagaagcagaaaaagaagatcACAATGACTTTGATcaaaatgaagaagaggaagatcCATACAACCTCTTCCCAGAGGATATCTATGATACTGTGGATGTAAACAGTACCTATAACTCAGTAGTCCTGAACCGTCCACCAGCCCCTATACCCAGACCTGAGTCGGAGTCTGAGCCTGAAAAGCCTGTGATTTTAAGAG tattttcagaaaaagatACATCTAGCAAAAGTACAACGATGGAAATGGCATATCCAGCAG GTCAGCCCATGCCACAAGCCTCCTCTCCTACATATGACCCCTATGCTGGGATGAAGACACCTGGACAGAGACAACTCATATCTCTGCAGGAGAGGGTGAAAGTGGGCGAAATTACAGTGGATGAGGCTGTCCAAGAGTTCAAAGCCTGGCAGTTTGACCACGAGAGGAGGTCCAACTCCATCCGCTATCAGCAG GAAAATCTGAAGCGACTGCGAGACAGCATCACCAGACgtcacaaagagagaaagaagacaggAAAGGAGCTCG ATTATGAGATAAGTGCTCCGCTGCAGAGGAACTCATTCTGGGGCGCGAGCATGACGTTAGAGTGTTCTGTGTATGAACCAGCACCCAGAGTGGtgggtcctcctcctcctcctcctccagtggtTCAGGCTATCCAGAGAGGCGGCTGGAAGACGGGTAGCACGTCCAGCACGTCCA GTACTGAGAGCAACAGACTCAGCACTCACAGCACCTTTAGCTACAGTAGTGGGACAGAGCCTGACCTTGAG gactCGATTGAaaatcttcctcctccaccaccacgACCTCCACGGCCTTCTAATGCTGCAGCCTTCAGTTCTCCGCCTGCTATTCTTCCACGGGATCCACGAAA GTCAAAGATGCAGAATGAGCGCTACATATCCTGCCCGACTCAGACACGTCCTCAAAAACCTtctcagagacacacaaacacagcacctCCCATCCCTCGCCGCCTGCGGTGA
- the pik3ap1 gene encoding phosphoinositide 3-kinase adapter protein 1 isoform X1 — MEEPVSSTESANSELLSPHELLILHTADAHEWATYLQQILKSSRKFRKRSILLYAVGPADQLHGYNFEYFQSCKSIVLLLTGALLDMLYDPELRGALQNLLYPPHRVVVLLCGVSEDDILTEMFEDWPSWRKLSAEDEPAVYISTILESITDSGRVRAQSEQQCWPAAYMSEHESEAAPEAAVELHSAVASLTENPTSDEKEEEPGEQTETVLNNEEPVSTGNSTGEEMSTPTHLTCLTVQPNRVLCGKCETLFIIFTHKIDDQSVPEVEFSTENVAAKKVPGTVENEYTISVTAPDMPAGVVSLTMYTDQSCVSLRPVTYYTSMGEVSRYLEKATDPVNFICQAFNFTSNATESLDNMLSDSLKSRMPATSLQLFGIRQIEEDNMAAYQRTEELPTLLHFAAKYGLKKLTNALLQCPGALQAYSVMNKDGDYPNTLAEKNGFFDLRQFMDVFVETADIINLQNGELDTAEVYESMSTTPQDIMMKYSGCSEDIYESMLGIDPDCAEDLYEVMTGVDENPEEAMLRKFFQAKPHDGIMQDNNTELQSEEAEKEDHNDFDQNEEEEDPYNLFPEDIYDTVDVNSTYNSVVLNRPPAPIPRPESESEPEKPVILRVFSEKDTSSKSTTMEMAYPAGQPMPQASSPTYDPYAGMKTPGQRQLISLQERVKVGEITVDEAVQEFKAWQFDHERRSNSIRYQQENLKRLRDSITRRHKERKKTGKELDYEISAPLQRNSFWGASMTLECSVYEPAPRVVGPPPPPPPVVQAIQRGGWKTGSTSSTSSTESNRLSTHSTFSYSSGTEPDLEDSIENLPPPPPRPPRPSNAAAFSSPPAILPRDPRKSKMQNERYISCPTQTRPQKPSQRHTNTAPPIPRRLR, encoded by the exons ATGGAAGAACCTGTCTCAAGTACTGAATCAG caaATTCTGAACTACTCTCACCTCATGAGCTGTTGATTCTGCACACGGCTGATGCACACGAATGGGCAACATATTTGCAGCAGATCTTGAAAAGCTCTCGCAAATTCCGTAAAAGGTCTATTTTGCTTTATGCAGTCGGGCCGGCTGATCAGCTCCATGGATATAACTTTGAATATTTCCAAAGCTGTAAAAGCATTGTGCTGCTCCTCACAGGAGCATTGCTGGACATGCTCTATGACCCTGAACTTCGGGGAGCGCTTCAGAATCTCCTGTACCCTCCACACAGAGTGGTGGTACTGCTGTGTGGCGTGTCAGAGGACGACATACTGACAGAGATGTTCGAAGACTGGCCGAGTTGGAGAAAACTCTCTGCTGAGGATGAGCCTGCTGTCTACATTTCCACCATTTTGGAGTCCATTACTGACA GTGGACGAGTGAGGGCTCAGAGCGAACAGCAGTGCTGGCCTGCAGCATACATGAGCGAACATGAAAGCGAAGCTGCACCTGAAGCAGCCGTAGAGTTGCACAGCGCAGTAGCCTCTTTAACTGAAAATCCCACCTCTgatgaaaaagaggaagagccaggagagcaaacagaaacagtccTGAACAATGAAGAACCGGTGAGCACGGGGAATTCAACTGGCGAGGAAATGAGTACACCCACGCACCTGACCTGTCTCACTGTTCAACCAAACAGAGTTCTGTGTGGG aAATGCGAGACactttttatcattttcacGCATAAAATAGATGATCAGTCCGTACCAGAGGTGGAGTTTTCAACTGAAAATGTAGCTGCAAAAAAGGTTCCAGGCACTGTGGAGAATGAATACACTATAAGTGTGACTGCACCTG ATATGCCTGCTGGAGTGGTATCACTCACCATGTACACCGACCAATCTTGTGTCAGCTTGAGACCTGTTACTTACTATACCAGTATGGGAGAAGTCAGTCGGTATCTTGAAAAGGCCACTGATCCTGTAAACTTCATCTGCCAG gctttCAACTTTACATCCAATGCAACAGAATCACTGGACAACATGTTATCTGACTCATTAAAATCCAGGATGCCTGCAACTAGTCTTCAGCTGTTTGGAATCAGACAAATTGAAGAGGACAACATGGCAGCAT ATCAGCGTACTGAGGAGCTTCCCACCCTACTCCATTTTGCCGCAAAGTATGGTTTGAAGAAGCTGACCAACGCTCTCCTTCAGTGTCCGGGGGCTCTGCAGGCTTACAGCGTGATGAACAAGGATGGAGACTATCCAAACACGCTGGCAGAGAAAAATGGCTTCTTTGATCTCAGACAGTTTATGGATGTATTTGTT GAGACAGCAGACATTATCAACCTGCAGAATGGAGAACTGGACACGGCAGAGGTGTACGAGTCGATGTCAACTACCCCTCAAGATATCATGATGAAGTACTCTGGTTGTTCGGAGGACATATATGAGTCAATGCTGGGGATCGACCCTGACTGTGCAGAGGACCTCT ATGAGGTAATGACTGGGGTAGATGAGAACCCTGAGGAAGCTATGCTTAGGAAGTTCTTCCAAG CAAAACCACATGATGGCATAATGCAGGACAATAACACGGAACTTCAAAgtgaagaagcagaaaaagaagatcACAATGACTTTGATcaaaatgaagaagaggaagatcCATACAACCTCTTCCCAGAGGATATCTATGATACTGTGGATGTAAACAGTACCTATAACTCAGTAGTCCTGAACCGTCCACCAGCCCCTATACCCAGACCTGAGTCGGAGTCTGAGCCTGAAAAGCCTGTGATTTTAAGAG tattttcagaaaaagatACATCTAGCAAAAGTACAACGATGGAAATGGCATATCCAGCAG GTCAGCCCATGCCACAAGCCTCCTCTCCTACATATGACCCCTATGCTGGGATGAAGACACCTGGACAGAGACAACTCATATCTCTGCAGGAGAGGGTGAAAGTGGGCGAAATTACAGTGGATGAGGCTGTCCAAGAGTTCAAAGCCTGGCAGTTTGACCACGAGAGGAGGTCCAACTCCATCCGCTATCAGCAG GAAAATCTGAAGCGACTGCGAGACAGCATCACCAGACgtcacaaagagagaaagaagacaggAAAGGAGCTCG ATTATGAGATAAGTGCTCCGCTGCAGAGGAACTCATTCTGGGGCGCGAGCATGACGTTAGAGTGTTCTGTGTATGAACCAGCACCCAGAGTGGtgggtcctcctcctcctcctcctccagtggtTCAGGCTATCCAGAGAGGCGGCTGGAAGACGGGTAGCACGTCCAGCACGTCCA GTACTGAGAGCAACAGACTCAGCACTCACAGCACCTTTAGCTACAGTAGTGGGACAGAGCCTGACCTTGAG gactCGATTGAaaatcttcctcctccaccaccacgACCTCCACGGCCTTCTAATGCTGCAGCCTTCAGTTCTCCGCCTGCTATTCTTCCACGGGATCCACGAAA GTCAAAGATGCAGAATGAGCGCTACATATCCTGCCCGACTCAGACACGTCCTCAAAAACCTtctcagagacacacaaacacagcacctCCCATCCCTCGCCGCCTGCGGTGA